The genomic window tcgttacaattatttattaaaagttcttttgtatattttttgaaacaaaaaacacgcctaaaattttgtatacacttacgaacaaaaaaaaaaatcaaatttgaaattttttttgatattttgaaattgaattgccCCTCAAAAATGGAagagatataattttattcacttATCCTCGAAGCAACTGCTATTCTCCTTTCTGATTTCGAACAATAAAGAATTAAgtactcaatttttttcatcacgATTAATTTGGTTTCTATAAAATTCCATTcgcaaaattttatgattttggaatgtaaaatttcaataaaaatttgaagcttATTAACTAAtaccaacctaacctaacctaatctaatctaacctaacttaacctagtTCAAATCAAAGTGTAggctttttgaaatgaaaaacaaatttagtcaaaaataatcatctttttgtgtgtatgtttgtAAAGATATATGTTAgccacttaaaaataatattaagccACTGAAGaggctgtatttttttttcttcaacaaaaaaaaaaaaaaaaactatcatcaTCTTCTGTGGAGAAGTTGAtcgtattaataatattacacaaaCATCCCAACACagtcaattattaatttcatattatctTCCTAtgtaacatacacaaaatagtttttaaaaatcagtggcgttaccatttaatttttaacactgcattattataaagttcatatcataatatgtatttactatataaaaaaaaaccacgtTGGTTTTTTgagactgccagtgagtttcCCTATGTCCTTGTCagaatcatatgatgcatagagattttgtatctgcttttatatttgttttgtacaaagatgttggttatatattttattattttttctgaaaaatgaaaaagtttcttttgacgtttctagtttttgaataacttttaatgtattaaataatattccattaatctttttttaactatttacttaatagcaataatgtaaacagtatgtagccaatgacacatagattagacaaggacacaggagAACTCCTGCAACTCAGTCTTCTCTTTCATTCATTATATCGCAAGtgtatatagaaataattcCTTGTTGTTTgtgatatataaaaacaatttgaatatttaaataatgcgccactgttttaataataataatatattatatatgtatatataggtaTGCACGGAAACGCTTAAGATACCTTATTAACCTATGAAAAAATCCAATTAATATAAACTCTGAGAAAATAACAGGTCTTGGGTAGAAAGATGGTAAATCTTCAAAGTCtctatatataaacataataatattataatactcttGAGCTGAGTGAAGTctatactaaaaatatataaattttgtttaaacaaatcaaacaccaccattttttatttattcataaaaattaatatattaatttatttttcttttgttctataaatcattatttaaccTTATTTATTAACGATTTCGTTATTCAATTTGCACTCATTAATTACATAGCTCAAATGTTTCGGAGTTTAGTTTTGAGTTGTTATTGTCCTTGATTTTAGGATTTATAAACACTTATTAAAATGATTAGATTTTTTCCAATCAGAATTTAAATGATGGCGCTATTTTTAGCCAAAATAAAGAAGTATGGTCCTCTAACTCTTATTAGAAGAACTAAtagtctataaaaaaaaaagagtagcCAAcataaaaagcaaataaaaacaaaatgccaacataaatagaaataatatcaaatcagtacagaagttttgaaaatttacgttaaaataaaacaaatttttggaattgaacaaaaattttaacaaatatattttttttaaattatagatgTGGACGAATGCGCATCAGCACCATGTCAAAATGGCGGAACTTGTATCGATCAAGAAAATGGGTTTCGTTGTGAATGTCCACCAGCTTGGGAAGGAAGTGTTTGCCAAAttggtaagaattttttttaaattcaaaaaccaTCATTAAACCATTTTACCTAGGAGATAAATACAGTAAAGGAAAATGTTTCTTCGATTACTTATCTTTTAGATAAAATGAACTgtggtttaaaaatataaatattaaaaattgctaatctcaaaaaatgtgttttgttAATTAGATGCGGACGAATGTGTAACAAATCCATGTATAAATGCAGTATCGTGTACAAATTTAGTTGGTGACTATCGATGTAAATGCCAAAATGGTTGGTCTGGAAAGAATTGTGATCACAATATTAACGATTGTGTTGGACAATGTCAACATGGCGCTACATGTATTGATTTAGTTAACGATTATCATTGCGCTTGTCAAGCTGGTTATACTGGTAAGTAgaataaataatcttttaatattttcattttatttacttttatttgtaaatcaaatgtttgaaagaataaaaaaaaaaccactgtttttaattttatttcatgttgttttttctcttttttataaatcaacagGACGTGATTGCCATACGGATATTAATGATTGTGAAAGTAATCCTTGTAAAAATGGTGGCGAATGTGTTGATCAAGTTGATAGTTATCGATGTATTTGTCCAGTGGGATTTACCGGCCACCAATGTGAGGTATGTAACTTTAAATCATTGAAACACCTACATACATGATTCAggagtctttttttttaatagtctattgaaaaaaagtcaaattaaaatgtcaaatttaatcggttagtcattttaaaacaacgattttcttttgtttggaAGTTATAACTGTTTTTGGTGTTGAGTGATTTTAAGAGGTTGTTTAATAACACTTCTAACCATTTAGACgaaacttataattaaaatttttttacgttgGTTAACTTGTTTATCAAATAATGGCCAATtacaaatttctaaataattatttttttacaatttgtcaGTCAAtcacgatttttattttaaatgcgcattcatttaaagtaataaagaaatgtataaattatatgtcTCAAAGAAGTTATTTGGCGGCCATCTTGGTATGATCGTAAATAATATGTTGCATTTCTGTACGGTAGTAGAGTACTTTTGGAGCGCGACCTCTGCGCCATCTCATAgttatctatttaaataatggtTCAGCGAAAactcaaagaaattatttatttgcgcgTGCAAAAAATACTTTGCTAGCGTATATGCCTACCAATGTATTCGAAATcttatcaattataaatttaaaacaaacatttttcctTACAGGACGATCATGATCATTGTTCACCAAATCCTTGCGTAAATGGTGCTCATTGTTTCACCACACAATCGGATTATTATTGTCATTGTCCTGAAATGTGGCAAGGGAAAAATTGTAGTATACCAAGAACGCTAGACACATCTTGCAATGGCGGAGCCTGTGACAATGGaggtaagtttttttatttagcaagattttcgttatttttcaccaagtaacgtttttttttttgtcttctttTATTTAGGAATTGTTGATAGCTGTACAGTTCCAACAGTTTCGGGAAATGGGAATGGAAATATAATTACAACAACAAATATATGTGGCGAACATGGACATTGTGTTAGTCAACCTGGAGGTGGATTCCGTTGTTCTTGTGTTCCTGGTTATACTGGAAAATATTGCCATGAGAGTAAGTTTcactaaaaatttcattcgaTATTTAATGGAAATATCAAATtcgatattaatttgtttttttttcttccagaTATCAATGATTGCAAAGTTAATCCTTGCCAAAATGGTGGAACTTGTGTGGATAAAATTAATTCGTTTCAATGCATGTGTAAAGAAGGATGGGAGGGTGAAGTCTGCGAAAAAAGTaagttttcaatataaaaccCTTCAGAAAGCCGTCTCAATTTATAATTTCCTTCGATTCATTATTAAACGATTTTCTTTCTCTTTTACAGATACAAACGAGTGCAGTTCAAATCCATGCCAAAATAATGCAAGTTGTATCGATAGTATCGCTGACTTTATATGTGAATGTCGTGACGGTTGGAAAGGAAAAACATGTGCTTTAAAAGATGGCCACTGCGATCGGAATACATGTCGAAATGGTGGAACTTGCCAAGATCTTGGTAACACGTATACATGTCATTGTCCTCCAGAATGGGAAGGCACGTCATGCCATATTGCAAAAGTATTGGCATGCAAATCGAATCCCTGTTTAAATGGTGGCACATGCGTAAACACCGGTGAATATTATTCGTGCATCTGTAAAGATGGTTTCGAAGGACAACACTGCGAGAAGGACATCGATGATTGTAATCCACCACCGTGCTATAATAATGGAAAATGTGTTGATGGTGTTAATTGGTTCTTGTGTGAATGTGCCCCTGGTTTTACTGGTCCGGATTGTCGTATAAATATTAACGAGTGTTCGTCAAATCCATGTGGTTATGGCAGCACTTGTGTGGATGGTATTGGTGATTTTCAATGTATTTGTCCACCAGGACGTAGTGGTCCACGATGTGAACAAGTTGAAAACGTACCATACATCCCTGGATTTTGTATTTGGAATGGAAATTATTTAGTGAATAATGCAACATGGTTTAATGATTGTAATACTTGTATCTGCGAAGAAGGCAAAGTGAAATGTACTCGAGTATGGTGTGGTCTTGGTAATTGTTTAGGACAATCAACACCGAATGGACGTTCTGTTATCTGTCAATCAAATCAGGTAAATTTCTTTACAACTTCATTCTCTTTACCAAACGTTTTcataatctaataattttttttatttacgcagGTTTGTGTACCTTCTCCGCGGGAATCCTGTTTGACAGCACCGTGTACACCGTGGGGTGAATGCCGAAACTTAGAAAGTGGTCGACGTGTTGGTCCACCATCTTTACCAGCTCCACAATCCTGTTGGCCCAATCAAGCTACACTATCGAATGCATGTGCACGATTAACCTTACTTTTGGATCGAAATAAATTACCAATAGGTGTTACAACTGAGAAATTGTGTATTTCAATGAGAAAATTATTGGCTGCACATCAAGCATCACAGGGCTTACAAGatgtacttattttattatgtgaCCTAAAAACTGGCTTTAACGACACTATTGAAGTCACTTtggtaagtatttttaaaattatttttataaatatgttgtcACTTTGACATTCGATTGATttactaattttgattttgttttcttattttttccaGTCATCTAATACAAGAGAAGTAGAAAATAAAGCAGTTTTAGATGGAATTAAAGTATTAGCTGAAGCGATAAGTAGAAAACAAACAAGTTTAGAAGCATTAACTTCAATCGTTGAAGTAAAAGTAGAGACTGCATTTGCAGTAAGCGAAGAAAAGAGTGGCTCAACAATAGCACttgtttgtataatattaataataatatgcacaATAATATGTGCAGCAGTATTTTATTGGCATCAAGGACGACGTGGCAGAAGTTTAAGTGGTGTCAATTTATCAGGATCAACAGGTGATAGTTGTCATCGGCATCATGACGATGAGAAATCAAACAACCTACAGAACGAAGAGAATCTACGAAGGTATGCAAACACCTTAAAAGAAGAAGGCAGTAGTATAGGAGGCAGTATGGGAAGTTTACGAGGTGTAGTTAACTCCCCAAGTGGTTCTTGCAGCATGGGCAAGACAAGCAGTTCACAAGGCAGTTTAGATTTACAACTAGCCAAAGTGAGTGTTGTTCGACCAATGTCAGCAATGTTGCCGGTTGATTCCAGCACCGAAATGCTGGAAATGATATCAGAAACAGATT from Chrysoperla carnea chromosome 2, inChrCarn1.1, whole genome shotgun sequence includes these protein-coding regions:
- the LOC123291841 gene encoding protein jagged-1b isoform X1, which gives rise to MCRVVWRLLCKSMSHGYLLLLFLFLLQFLQCVRCRGYFELQILAITNYRGELASGECCGGLPRPTGGGACTQPCHTLFRVCLKEYQSNVSPTGLCSFGNISSPVLGTNTFTLADPERSKLKLPFTFRWTRSFTLILQAVDHNNYTQPAVNSIIEEAIYSGIIVPSEEWHPLSHTGKNAMINYLVRVQCDTHYYNTTCTKFCRPRDDKFGHYKCNSKGDKECIDGWTGTNCEIAVCKPGCHPTHGKCDLPGECGCRQGWRGEFCDQCTPYPGCKHGYCNGTSWQCICDTNWGGILCDQDLNYCGTHEPCQNDGTCANTAPDSYLCTCPEGFSGVNCEIVDNPCATAPCQHGGTCHETAATGTAVGGQFTCTCPPGWTGITCQIDVDECASAPCQNGGTCIDQENGFRCECPPAWEGSVCQIDADECVTNPCINAVSCTNLVGDYRCKCQNGWSGKNCDHNINDCVGQCQHGATCIDLVNDYHCACQAGYTGRDCHTDINDCESNPCKNGGECVDQVDSYRCICPVGFTGHQCEDDHDHCSPNPCVNGAHCFTTQSDYYCHCPEMWQGKNCSIPRTLDTSCNGGACDNGGIVDSCTVPTVSGNGNGNIITTTNICGEHGHCVSQPGGGFRCSCVPGYTGKYCHENINDCKVNPCQNGGTCVDKINSFQCMCKEGWEGEVCEKNTNECSSNPCQNNASCIDSIADFICECRDGWKGKTCALKDGHCDRNTCRNGGTCQDLGNTYTCHCPPEWEGTSCHIAKVLACKSNPCLNGGTCVNTGEYYSCICKDGFEGQHCEKDIDDCNPPPCYNNGKCVDGVNWFLCECAPGFTGPDCRININECSSNPCGYGSTCVDGIGDFQCICPPGRSGPRCEQVENVPYIPGFCIWNGNYLVNNATWFNDCNTCICEEGKVKCTRVWCGLGNCLGQSTPNGRSVICQSNQVCVPSPRESCLTAPCTPWGECRNLESGRRVGPPSLPAPQSCWPNQATLSNACARLTLLLDRNKLPIGVTTEKLCISMRKLLAAHQASQGLQDVLILLCDLKTGFNDTIEVTLSSNTREVENKAVLDGIKVLAEAISRKQTSLEALTSIVEVKVETAFAVSEEKSGSTIALVCIILIIICTIICAAVFYWHQGRRGRSLSGVNLSGSTGDSCHRHHDDEKSNNLQNEENLRRYANTLKEEGSSIGGSMGSLRGVVNSPSGSCSMGKTSSSQGSLDLQLAKVSVVRPMSAMLPVDSSTEMLEMISETDCQGRSNKGVSMVVAGPSNDLQFNPAHRKSQILLYKAQNADVRKNTVAYDDSCAHKDFPKRAINMNVLPHVQRTNALPIDSGGSDNLTILMGVP
- the LOC123291841 gene encoding protein jagged-1b isoform X2, with amino-acid sequence MCRVVWRLLCKSMSHGYLLLLFLFLLQFLQCVRCRGYFELQILAITNYRGELASGECCGGLPRPTGGGACTQPCHTLFRVCLKEYQSNVSPTGLCSFGNISSPVLGTNTFTLADPERSKLKLPFTFRWTRSFTLILQAVDHNNYTQPGKDIIEEAIYSGIIVPSEEWHPLSHTGKNAMINYLVRVQCDTHYYNTTCTKFCRPRDDKFGHYKCNSKGDKECIDGWTGTNCEIAVCKPGCHPTHGKCDLPGECGCRQGWRGEFCDQCTPYPGCKHGYCNGTSWQCICDTNWGGILCDQDLNYCGTHEPCQNDGTCANTAPDSYLCTCPEGFSGVNCEIVDNPCATAPCQHGGTCHETAATGTAVGGQFTCTCPPGWTGITCQIDVDECASAPCQNGGTCIDQENGFRCECPPAWEGSVCQIDADECVTNPCINAVSCTNLVGDYRCKCQNGWSGKNCDHNINDCVGQCQHGATCIDLVNDYHCACQAGYTGRDCHTDINDCESNPCKNGGECVDQVDSYRCICPVGFTGHQCEDDHDHCSPNPCVNGAHCFTTQSDYYCHCPEMWQGKNCSIPRTLDTSCNGGACDNGGIVDSCTVPTVSGNGNGNIITTTNICGEHGHCVSQPGGGFRCSCVPGYTGKYCHENINDCKVNPCQNGGTCVDKINSFQCMCKEGWEGEVCEKNTNECSSNPCQNNASCIDSIADFICECRDGWKGKTCALKDGHCDRNTCRNGGTCQDLGNTYTCHCPPEWEGTSCHIAKVLACKSNPCLNGGTCVNTGEYYSCICKDGFEGQHCEKDIDDCNPPPCYNNGKCVDGVNWFLCECAPGFTGPDCRININECSSNPCGYGSTCVDGIGDFQCICPPGRSGPRCEQVENVPYIPGFCIWNGNYLVNNATWFNDCNTCICEEGKVKCTRVWCGLGNCLGQSTPNGRSVICQSNQVCVPSPRESCLTAPCTPWGECRNLESGRRVGPPSLPAPQSCWPNQATLSNACARLTLLLDRNKLPIGVTTEKLCISMRKLLAAHQASQGLQDVLILLCDLKTGFNDTIEVTLSSNTREVENKAVLDGIKVLAEAISRKQTSLEALTSIVEVKVETAFAVSEEKSGSTIALVCIILIIICTIICAAVFYWHQGRRGRSLSGVNLSGSTGDSCHRHHDDEKSNNLQNEENLRRYANTLKEEGSSIGGSMGSLRAKVSVVRPMSAMLPVDSSTEMLEMISETDCQGRSNKGVSMVVAGPSNDLQFNPAHRKSQILLYKAQNADVRKNTVAYDDSCAHKDFPKRAINMNVLPHVQRTNALPIDSGGSDNLTILMGVP